CCCCTGCCGAACTGGGTTACCGGATGCCCGCCGAATGGGAACCGCATCAGGCTACGTGGCTTTCGTGGCCGCATAAAGAGGAGAGCTGGCCGGGTATTATTGACCGTATCTGGCCGGTGTACGCCCGTTTTGTCGCCGAACTGGCGCGTGGCGAGACGGTGCATATCAATGTGAACGATGCTGCCATGGCCGATCAGGCGCGCTTCTTCCTGGCCGAAGCAGGAGCTGTCGGCGATATTCGCTTGCACGAATTTCCAACCAACGATGCCTGGTGCCGCGATCACGGTGCTATTTTCGTGGTGCGTGATACGCCTGCCGGGCGCGAGCTGGCCGCCACCGATTGGGAGTTTAATGCCTGGGGCGGGAAGTATCCTCCTTACGATCTCGACAACCAGATTCCGGCGCGGATGGCCGCGTATCTGGGAGTGCCACGGTTCTGTGGCGGGATGGTGCTGGAGGGTGGTTCGATTGATGTGGATGGGAACGGCTTATTGCTGACCTCCGAGCAGTGCCTGCTCAACCCCAACCGTAATCCGCACCTGGATCGGGCGGCTATCGAGCAGCGTCTGCGCGAGATGCTCGGTGTTCACACCATTCTCTGGCTGGGTGAAGGGATTGTCGGTGATGATACCGATGGTCATATTGATGATCTGGCCCGCTTTGTTGCGCCTGGAGTGGTGGTGACCGTTGTCGAGGACGATCCACTTGACGAGAATTATCACGTGCTCCAGGACAATCTCCGCCGGCTGCAACTGATGCGGGATGCTGCCGGCAGGCCGCTCACGGTGCTGACCATTCCGATGCCGCCGCCGGTGGTGTTTCAGGGTCAGCGCTTACCAGCCTCGTATGCCAATTTTTACATCGCCAACCACGCGGTGATCGTACCTACGTTCAATCATCCCAACGATCAGCGGGCATGTGCCGTCTTACAGCAGTGTTTTCCTGATCGGCGCGTGGTGGGGATCGAAGCGACCGATGTTATCTGGGGCCTGGGATCGTGGCATTGTCTCAGTCAGCAGGTGCCGGCGGGATTGATCAATGTTGGATGATAAGCATCAGTAGGGGCGACGCATGCGTCGCCCCTACCGACCCTGCTCTAAAATCTCGCGGATGCGGTTGTGCGGTTCGATGTTTTCCTGATCGGCGCGTGGTAGGGATCGAAGCGACCGATGTCATCTGGGGCCTGGGATCGTGGCATTGTCTCAGCCAGCAGGTGCCGGCGGGATTGATCAATGTTGGATGATAAGCATCAGTAGGGGCGACGCATGTGTCGCCCCTACCGGCCCTGCTCTAAAACCTCGCGGATGCGGTTGTGCGGTTCGATGTGCAAGACACCGGCTGAACGGGCCACCGGCACCAGTTCAGCCGGTTCGAGGACACACAGGAACGGATTATCGCCTCCCAGCGCACGATGATCGGCAGCACTGAGACAGAACAGATCGAATGTCCCCATGATGTAGCGCGGCAATTCAAAAATGTCATCGCTACCGGGTGCCAGCTCAATCCAGCGATCCATCGTTGGAATGCTGACGACCATTGCCTCATCAGCGATATTCCGCACTTTCAGCACCGGTTCATGTTCCGGCGGCAGGGTCAGGCTCACCGGTGAGCAGCCTTGACCGGTAACCGTGAGGTCAACCGTCGGTGTTGGGGCTGCGCAGGCACTGCATAGCAACACGAAAAGGATCAGCCATCTGCTCATAGTCACAATTGACCGGCTAGCGACACTGGTGAATCACCGGTACGAAGACCTGATACCCGGTGTCGGTCGGCGTAGCGTTGGCCGACAGATCGGGTGGCAGATCGGGGCCGCGCACAATTCCCAGTGGATTATATGCCGACAGGCCGGGGAAGATGGTACCGAGCTTCGGGTTACCGAGCCGACGCACCAGAATCTCGCTCAGCACCTGACGATAATCGGTCGTGATTTGCAGGTCTTGCCGTTTATCGAGCTGATCGGGATGCAATCCCGGCCAGGTACCGTAGATGCGACGGCCATTCACGTTACCGCCCAATACCATCATCACATTGCCGTGACCGTGATCGGTACCATTCGACTGATTGCGTCCCAGGCGACGGCCAAACTCGCTGAGCACGACAATGGTTAACCGGCTGTGATAGGCAGCGAGGTCGTTGTAGAAGGCATGGAGACCCTGTGAAAGAATGCCTAACCGGTCGGGGAGATAGCCGGTTCCGTCACTGTTGGCCTGCGCTTCGTGCGTATCCCAGCCACCGAAGTCAATCGTTGCGACTTGCAGCCCAAGATCAGCTTTGATCAATTGCGCCACCGTCTTCAAGGCATCGCCAAACGATCCCGAAGGATATGTGGTACCAGTGGCCGGGGTATAGCTGCCCAGGCTCCGCATCACATCAATCACCTGCGTAACCCGGCGGCCAGCCGGTGCCAGTGGGTTAATCGAACTCCGGTTGTAGATTTCGCGGAGCGTGCTGAGAAAGGGGTAGTTCTCTTGGGAGCGGTTGTAGCGCCAGCCGGTGCTGATATTGAAGCTACTGGGTGAGGTGACGGCAACCGCGCCTGCATAGTTCAACAGCGAAGCAGGTGGTGCGCTATTGGCAGCGATTGCCGGCAACAGCGTGCTGACCCCACCCTGGCTTTGTAAATGACGGGTGAGCCAGCCGCTGCTGGTTGTTTTGTTCCCCGGCGTCCCGCGTTCGATATAGTCCATGGCGTCAAAATGGCTGCGCGTATCATCATCGAGGCCACAGGCGTGGATGAACGCAAGGTGACCACTGTTGTACAGATCGCGCAGATGGGGCATTCTGCTGTTTAGCCCAAAGCTGGACGTATTGAATGACGGGTTGTTCTGATCAATACGCAACGGCGCATTCGCTCCGCTCAAAGGTAATGCCAGCGTTCCGCGGGCGTTCCGATAATGCGGATCATCGTATGGACTGAGCAGACTCAGCCCATCGCAGCCACCGCGCAGAAAAATCTGCACGAAAATCTCATTCGTTGCCTGGGGTTGGGCCGGCTCGGCGAAGGCCAGTTGGCCGACGCGAGCCGCAGCCATCGCTGCAATTGCAGCGCTACATCCCATCAGAAATTCGCGACGAGTCCATTGCATTGGTGTATTCTCCTCTGGTGTGGCGCTGATTATCGCAGCCAGAATTCAGGACTGGTAGCCAGTAACTGTACCATGGCAACTATCCGGTCATTAACGGCGTCCGCTGATCCCCAATCTGGAGCACCGCGCAGCGGCTGAGGTGGCTGGTTCGGATCGCCACCTTGTGCCAGAAAGTTAATGAGCAGGGTACGGAGATCTCCGGTGGGAATGTAGGTCAGCATGCGCTGGAGCCAAAAGTCAACGATCCCTGCACATGAGAGGCCAGGCGGCGTTTGACCAACAATATCAATTGTTACATTACCACCCCAGGATTGAGCCATGGTGTAAAAGATGTTCCATGT
This genomic window from Chloroflexus aurantiacus J-10-fl contains:
- a CDS encoding DUF1501 domain-containing protein; this translates as MQWTRREFLMGCSAAIAAMAAARVGQLAFAEPAQPQATNEIFVQIFLRGGCDGLSLLSPYDDPHYRNARGTLALPLSGANAPLRIDQNNPSFNTSSFGLNSRMPHLRDLYNSGHLAFIHACGLDDDTRSHFDAMDYIERGTPGNKTTSSGWLTRHLQSQGGVSTLLPAIAANSAPPASLLNYAGAVAVTSPSSFNISTGWRYNRSQENYPFLSTLREIYNRSSINPLAPAGRRVTQVIDVMRSLGSYTPATGTTYPSGSFGDALKTVAQLIKADLGLQVATIDFGGWDTHEAQANSDGTGYLPDRLGILSQGLHAFYNDLAAYHSRLTIVVLSEFGRRLGRNQSNGTDHGHGNVMMVLGGNVNGRRIYGTWPGLHPDQLDKRQDLQITTDYRQVLSEILVRRLGNPKLGTIFPGLSAYNPLGIVRGPDLPPDLSANATPTDTGYQVFVPVIHQCR
- a CDS encoding agmatine deiminase family protein, with the protein product MATPAELGYRMPAEWEPHQATWLSWPHKEESWPGIIDRIWPVYARFVAELARGETVHINVNDAAMADQARFFLAEAGAVGDIRLHEFPTNDAWCRDHGAIFVVRDTPAGRELAATDWEFNAWGGKYPPYDLDNQIPARMAAYLGVPRFCGGMVLEGGSIDVDGNGLLLTSEQCLLNPNRNPHLDRAAIEQRLREMLGVHTILWLGEGIVGDDTDGHIDDLARFVAPGVVVTVVEDDPLDENYHVLQDNLRRLQLMRDAAGRPLTVLTIPMPPPVVFQGQRLPASYANFYIANHAVIVPTFNHPNDQRACAVLQQCFPDRRVVGIEATDVIWGLGSWHCLSQQVPAGLINVG
- a CDS encoding cupredoxin domain-containing protein, whose protein sequence is MSRWLILFVLLCSACAAPTPTVDLTVTGQGCSPVSLTLPPEHEPVLKVRNIADEAMVVSIPTMDRWIELAPGSDDIFELPRYIMGTFDLFCLSAADHRALGGDNPFLCVLEPAELVPVARSAGVLHIEPHNRIREVLEQGR